CTTGGACAACCGCAGGCGGAGATTTCAACTCCACACCTGAATCAACAACTTCAGTTGCCGGAGAGGGTGTTTATGATTGGGATCTGACATCACTTGCCCAGCAGTGGGTGTCGGGGAATGAAGATAATTACGGGGTGTTGTTAAAGTTTGAAACAGAAGTGGCCATAAACCGGGAGAAAATTTTCGCATCAAGAGAATATGCTACACCATCAAGCCGCCCTCAATTGATTATCAACTATACCATACCTCTGAGCGGTGAAGTAACCAAGTCAGATTTGGACTGTAACGGCGGAAATAATGGAGAAATAATTGTGAGTTCCCCGACCGGTGGGAGCGGATCTTATGCATATCGCCTGAATGAAGGCTCATGGCAAAGCAGCGGTATTTTTTCAGAGCTATCGGCAGGTACTTACACAGTATGGATCAGGGATGCAAATGCCACCGAGTGCGAGGTTGGTCTCGGCGATTATACGATCACTGAGCCGGAAGTTTTGAGCGCCACAGTTACGAAAACCGATATTACCTGTAATGGAGAGGATGACGGCACAATCACCGTGAGTTTACCATTGGGTGGTTATGGTACTTATCAAACATCTATCGACAATGCCAATTGGTTCGAAGTAACAGCGGAAAATCCAAAAATCTTTACTGATTTGAGTGTTGCCCCTTACACAGTGCGGCTGAGAGATGCCGCAAATACTGACTGTGTGGTTAATTTAGGGGATCAAACCATAACCGAGCCGGAAGTTTTAAGCGCTTCTGTAGAAACTACTGATGTTTCCTGTAACGGAGAGGAAGATGGTACAATCACCGTAAGTTTACCGCTGGGTGGCTACGGTACATACCAAACGTCAATTAACAATACCGATTGGTATGCTGTCACCCCGGAAGCTCCATATAACTTCACTGTTTTGGGTGCTGATACCTACACGGTTCAACTTAGAGATTTAGCAAATACTGACTGTGTTGTTAATTTAGGAGATCAAACCATCATTGAGCCTCCGGTCCTTTCGTTAACAGCAAACAAAAGCAATGTGGTTTGTTATGGCCAGAGCAACGGATCTGTTACAGGATTTGCTTCAGGAGGCACTCCCCCTTACCAATATAAACTGAATGATGGCAGCTATGGAAGCAACAGCAGTTTTACCGGCCTGGCCACTGGAACCTATACGATATGGGCAAAAGATGCCAATAATTGTGAAACCTCAACGAATGTCACCATCAACGAACCTTCTCAGATTGAGGTTGATGAGACGATTGTTCAGCCAACCTGTTTCGGTGATGGGAGCATATCCCTGACGGTTACCGGAGGAACGCCGCCTTACACTTATGACTGGGCAGATCTGCCGGGGAGTTTGAACCCGAAAAACCGGACAGGGCTCAATATCACCGAAGATACTGATTATACCGTCACGGTCACCGATTCAAAAGGTTGTACATTTACTCCGGCTCCCTACACCTTGTTAGCACCGGAGGGTTGCGAAGGCCTCACTGTTTGTCAGAGCGATGATGAAAGTATTTTGACAGTTGATCCTGACCCGGATGTTACCTCCTATGAATGGTCAATCCTCGATTTTGAAACCCCGCCGAATTATTACAACAGTGCAATCATCAATCCTGCCGGAGGGACCGGACCATTACCATCGGTTATCATTGACTGGGGTAGTGTTCCTGTGGGTTCCTACAAGGTGTGTGTTGTGGCCCACAACATTTGCGGAACGTCGGAAGAAACATGTATTCCGGTAAATGTCATCACGGTAGATGCTGAAGCGGCAGCCGATCCGGTATGTGAAGGTGGCGACTTGTTTTTGTATGCGAGCGGTGGAGACAGCTATAGCTGGTCCGGCCCTGGCGGATTCACTTCAACCAGCGCCAATCCGGTGATTTACGATGCCACCTCTGCAATGAGTGGTGATTACTACGTGGAGGTGACCAATGCTGATGGATGCGTTGCTACGGCCTCCGTTACCGTGAGTGTCTCAATTCCCCCAGCCGTATCAGCTGCAAATATCAATAATGCAGCCTGCGGTCAGGCATTAGGATCCATCAACCTTTCAGTTGACCCCGAAACAGGAAGCTACAGTTACCTTTGGAATACCGGAGCAACCACGCAGGATATTGAAAACCTTCTTTCAGGCAATTATTCTGTTTTGGTCACGGATCTGAATACCGGATGTACCACAGAGGAAACTTTTACTATTATTGACTTACCTGGTCCGGTAGTCTCGGCAGTTGCAACACCCGTATCCTGTTCATCAGGTTCAGATGGAACAGTTACCGCGAAAATAACATCAGGTGGTACGGCTCCTTTTACCTATGCCTGGAGCAATGGGGTGTCGCACACGACCAATGATCTTTCGCACACAATTTCAGGCCTCATTACCGGTAATTACTCGGTTGTGGTTACCGATGTCAATGGTTGCATTAGTGCTTCATCAGCCCAGGTTACCCAGCCCAATCCATTGACGCTGGACTATACCAGGGTAAATGTTTCCTGTTTTGGCGAAAGCACCGGTAGCATTAATCTGATTGTCAATGGTGGGACGCCCGGATTTACTTACGCCTGGACCAAAAATGGTTCTCCTTTCGGCGGGGATACGCAGGATCTTACAGCTATTACCGCTGGTGTTTATATGGTCACAGTGACGGATAACAATTTGTGCACGGCATCAGCAACGATCACGATCACACAGCCTGCAGCAGCACTTGCAGCAATTGCCACTCCCACACATGTGGGATGCAATGACGGCTCTGACGGACAGATCATCCTGAGCGTCTCCGGAGGTACACCTCCTTATCACTATGTATGGTCCAACAGCGCCACCTCGAAAGACATTACCGGGCTTGTCGCCGGAACCTACAGTGTGACCATCACCGACGCGAAAGGATGTACCTACGAAAGTGAGGATATTCAGGTCACTGAGCCGGACGAACTGGTTGCCAGCGGAGTGACGACAGATATCAGTTGCTTTGAAGGAGCTGATGGTGCGATCACCCTGACGATCGAAGGGGGAACAAGCCCTTTTGCCTACAGTTGGTCGAACGGAGCGACAACCAAGGATCTTAGCGGGGTTACTGCAGGTGATTACGACGTCACTGTGGTGGATGACAACGGTTGTACCGCTACAGCCATTTTTACCCTGACCGAACCATCCCTGCTGGATGTTTCGGTAACCCTGAAAGTAGATGTCAGTTGTTACGGAGGGTCGGATGGAAGCATTGACATCACAGTGGAAGGCGGAACAGAGCCTTACACTTTTAGTTGGTCGAATGGATCAGTTTTAGAAGACCTGATGGGCCTGCCTGCCGGTTTATACACAATTCTTGTAACCGATGCCAAAGGCTGTACAGCACAAACCAGTGCAACTGTGAACCAGCCGCCCCTGATGAGCGTATCGGGGAGTGTTACCAACAATGTATGCTTTGGCGGAGCAAGCGGGGCAATCGAAATCACCGTAACCGGCGGAACTGCCGCATATAGCTATTCCTGGACGACCGATATTGGAACCGGGCTTGAACCTGCAGAAAAGAATCAATCAGGTCTGACCATCGGAACTTACACCGTAACTGTAACCGATGCAGAGAATTGCGTTGCAGTTGCCGGTTTCACGATCACCCAGCCCGGCCAGATTCAATTATCGATGCTGAACTCCGACGTTTCCTGTTTTGGCGGCAGCGATGGCAGCATCAACCTGACAGTCACCGGAGGAGTTACACCCTACACCTATTCATGGGAAGGGCCAAACGGTTTTACCGCTGGTGCAGAAGATATTACTGACCTGAGTGTTGGAACTTATACCGTGACGGTTACAGATTTTAACGGCTGTGAAGCGGTGTTAACTTCCGACCCTGTCCAGGAACCCACACAGCTGAGTGTTACGGTGGATTTGATCAAGGATGTGACCTGTCGTGGGGGCGATGATGGGGAAGCACAGGCGAATCCTGTTGGAGGTACTCCTCCTTACAGCTATTTATGGTCAGAAGGCACGGTTTCTTCGTTCCTGACAGCCTCTGCAGGAACTTACCAGGTTGAGGTCACCGACGCCAAGGGATGCACGGCAATTTCAAGCATCCAGATCAATGAACCTGAAGAAGAAATAGAACTTTACGCAATTATTCGTAATACCTCCTGGTGTGAAGGCAACACAGGAGAAATTGAACTTATTGTAGAAAATGGTGTGGAACCTTTTACTTACAGCTGGACAGGCCCTGGCAGCTATACTGCTGACACAAAGGATATTTCCGGTCTTGCAGCCGGTACTTATACTGTGATTGTGGAAGATGCTTTGGGTTGTACAGCAACCCTCGGAGGCATAGAGGTTGAGACTGCACCGGACATGGAAGGCATGGTAACGGTGATCAACCGGACGTGTCTGGTGGCAGATGGGGAGGCCTATGCTATAGTAAGTGGCGGAGTAGAACCCTACACTTATCTTTGGGAGCCAGGAGGCCAGACCACTTCATTCATCGCCGGACTGGATGTGGGAACCTACACCGTTACCGTGACCGATGCCGATGGTTGCGAAGCAACATACACAGGCACAGTTGGCATTCCTGAATGCAACCCTCCGGTAGCCGAGCCATACTATTATGAAACGTGTGGAACATTTACCAATTCCGTTGCTTTGCATGATGCACATCCGGATTTCGAAAATTCCGATCTTGTATTTCTGCCGGTCACTTTTCCATCAACAGAAGAAGGATCAATAGAATGGGGTTCAGAAATAGGAGGGGAGCTGGTTTTTAACGGTACCTTTACCTATACTCCGGCGGCAGAATACACCGGTATATTTAGTGTGGTCTATTTCATTGAAGACCCTAACGGATTGACAGCCACATCAACGCTTACCATCTCTGTTTCACAGATGTCAGCTCAATTCAGCGAGATGAACATTGCCCATGAATCATGCGGTGCTTCAGATGGTTCTGCAACGGTTACACTTAGTGGCGGATTTGCACCCTATACGTACGTTTGGAGCCATAACCCCGATCTGAATGATCCGACTGCTGCAGGTCTTGCTGCAGGAACTTATTCTGTAACAGTGACCGACAGCCAAGGTTGTTCAGTATCGGCAGAAGTGACCATCCTCAATGTTTGCCTGACTATTGAAAAGCAACTCGCTGCTGTCAATGGCGATAACCTGGCTAGTGAATACAACGATATCGGGGACATTCTTGAATATGAAATTATTGTTACAAATACCAGCAATGCAATATTATTTAATGTATTGGTAACTGACCCACTCACAAACCTGGAACAGACTATAGTTAGTCTCTTGCCAGGAGCACCCAATGCAGAATCAATTACAACATACTACACTGTAACCGAAGAAGATTTATTGTCCGGCCAGGTTGATAATATTGCCACTGCATCCTTTACCTTCAATGATGAAGAATTTATTCGTCAGGATGATGAAACTGTTTTTGCTGGAATTGCTGATATCAGGGTTGAAAAATTTGTTGAAACAACTCCGGTAAATGCTGGTGGTGAGCTGATTTACAGAATTGTTGTTACCAATGATGGACCTGCATTGGCAAGGAATATTACTATTACAGATATCATAACTGCCTTCCCGAATCCACTTTATGCGCTAACACTTGATGGAACCTTTGAAACCTGGCCAGGAAATTATCAGCTTGAGAATAGCCTGGTCAAAAATCAAAGTTTTACCTTATATATTAAAGGTGTGGTTAGCATCAATCAATGCAGTCCCGTAAGTAATACTGTTA
The nucleotide sequence above comes from Bacteroidales bacterium. Encoded proteins:
- a CDS encoding DNRLRE domain-containing protein, with product MKRIYMCRENIEIISGCHLMKIPKILFLTTLILLLLGLNDPVYSQITVDEISTAVGAKDATTTAVDHETGNGSSCLMIVGISSRERDVYGVTYNGDDLTLLGSRVTNNAYTYIYYLLNPDEGINLLTVNHEKLGGEHRVVVGVMTLFGVDLNNPLGTFNSSSGTASSGNTTIESSEGDMVFAVLAIEKAKDVSNVTSGQTSIWNIDTDAQVGADGPWGAGSRTDALSGTSTTMSWSWTGSKPWSISGVAIKAGDPCNPVYGENLTSAADADVWTYTPDLNFGACNVIYLNSLYQNRIFLQFDLSAIPASAVITGATLRMTKVGGNVESHPISVHQLTNAWDEGSGSCSGASGNVTWNDRMTGTPWTTAGGDFNSTPESTTSVAGEGVYDWDLTSLAQQWVSGNEDNYGVLLKFETEVAINREKIFASREYATPSSRPQLIINYTIPLSGEVTKSDLDCNGGNNGEIIVSSPTGGSGSYAYRLNEGSWQSSGIFSELSAGTYTVWIRDANATECEVGLGDYTITEPEVLSATVTKTDITCNGEDDGTITVSLPLGGYGTYQTSIDNANWFEVTAENPKIFTDLSVAPYTVRLRDAANTDCVVNLGDQTITEPEVLSASVETTDVSCNGEEDGTITVSLPLGGYGTYQTSINNTDWYAVTPEAPYNFTVLGADTYTVQLRDLANTDCVVNLGDQTIIEPPVLSLTANKSNVVCYGQSNGSVTGFASGGTPPYQYKLNDGSYGSNSSFTGLATGTYTIWAKDANNCETSTNVTINEPSQIEVDETIVQPTCFGDGSISLTVTGGTPPYTYDWADLPGSLNPKNRTGLNITEDTDYTVTVTDSKGCTFTPAPYTLLAPEGCEGLTVCQSDDESILTVDPDPDVTSYEWSILDFETPPNYYNSAIINPAGGTGPLPSVIIDWGSVPVGSYKVCVVAHNICGTSEETCIPVNVITVDAEAAADPVCEGGDLFLYASGGDSYSWSGPGGFTSTSANPVIYDATSAMSGDYYVEVTNADGCVATASVTVSVSIPPAVSAANINNAACGQALGSINLSVDPETGSYSYLWNTGATTQDIENLLSGNYSVLVTDLNTGCTTEETFTIIDLPGPVVSAVATPVSCSSGSDGTVTAKITSGGTAPFTYAWSNGVSHTTNDLSHTISGLITGNYSVVVTDVNGCISASSAQVTQPNPLTLDYTRVNVSCFGESTGSINLIVNGGTPGFTYAWTKNGSPFGGDTQDLTAITAGVYMVTVTDNNLCTASATITITQPAAALAAIATPTHVGCNDGSDGQIILSVSGGTPPYHYVWSNSATSKDITGLVAGTYSVTITDAKGCTYESEDIQVTEPDELVASGVTTDISCFEGADGAITLTIEGGTSPFAYSWSNGATTKDLSGVTAGDYDVTVVDDNGCTATAIFTLTEPSLLDVSVTLKVDVSCYGGSDGSIDITVEGGTEPYTFSWSNGSVLEDLMGLPAGLYTILVTDAKGCTAQTSATVNQPPLMSVSGSVTNNVCFGGASGAIEITVTGGTAAYSYSWTTDIGTGLEPAEKNQSGLTIGTYTVTVTDAENCVAVAGFTITQPGQIQLSMLNSDVSCFGGSDGSINLTVTGGVTPYTYSWEGPNGFTAGAEDITDLSVGTYTVTVTDFNGCEAVLTSDPVQEPTQLSVTVDLIKDVTCRGGDDGEAQANPVGGTPPYSYLWSEGTVSSFLTASAGTYQVEVTDAKGCTAISSIQINEPEEEIELYAIIRNTSWCEGNTGEIELIVENGVEPFTYSWTGPGSYTADTKDISGLAAGTYTVIVEDALGCTATLGGIEVETAPDMEGMVTVINRTCLVADGEAYAIVSGGVEPYTYLWEPGGQTTSFIAGLDVGTYTVTVTDADGCEATYTGTVGIPECNPPVAEPYYYETCGTFTNSVALHDAHPDFENSDLVFLPVTFPSTEEGSIEWGSEIGGELVFNGTFTYTPAAEYTGIFSVVYFIEDPNGLTATSTLTISVSQMSAQFSEMNIAHESCGASDGSATVTLSGGFAPYTYVWSHNPDLNDPTAAGLAAGTYSVTVTDSQGCSVSAEVTILNVCLTIEKQLAAVNGDNLASEYNDIGDILEYEIIVTNTSNAILFNVLVTDPLTNLEQTIVSLLPGAPNAESITTYYTVTEEDLLSGQVDNIATASFTFNDEEFIRQDDETVFAGIADIRVEKFVETTPVNAGGELIYRIVVTNDGPALARNITITDIITAFPNPLYALTLDGTFETWPGNYQLENSLVKNQSFTLYIKGVVSINQCSPVSNTVTVNAENDESPGNNTFTVITDVEDHENPVISICPPDFTGDDFIEGCTTDAILGFSFSETLVVLSDINDFPGTAEDNCGIVTVTYIDVTSGLCPIIVSRTWTVKDPSGNSSSCVQMFEIIDTEKPLITTTATNQYFGCNPTITAPVFTGSDNCEGTITPTVTTDGVTNTGCSFSQTWRANYTDVCGNQADEVSITYNWTVATQIEVDCSQPIALNSCTSLVDIQAAYLTWIDGFTFTGGCDVTDNKADIPVLPINVECSGANLEFNFIASDACSSDICSSTFTVDATPGLIITEATDKTVISCAFANQTAVDADFSDWLATAGVSGGCSPTSTPDITTAPDYCGGSVVVTWTIADQCYAGSTYSAAYTVTAPSDVLVTEATDKTVNACEFTDQTAVDADFADWLLTAGVSGGCSPTSTPDITTAPDYCGGSLVVTWTIADRCYATSTYSATYTVTAPSAVVVTEATDKTVNSCEFTDQTAVQADFDAWLLTAGVSGGCSPTSTPDITTAPDYCGGSVVVTWTIADHCYTPSTYSATYTVTATAALIVTEAQNKTVDACDFADQTEVQADFVAWLLTAGVSGGCSPTSTPDITPAPDYCGGSVVVTWTIADHCYATSTYSATYTVTAPSALTVTEAQDKTVDACDFADQTEVQADFDAWLLTAGVSGGCTPTSTPDITTAPDYCGGSVVVTWTIADQCYPGSTYSATYTINPPPGVVIAEVEDLIIPPCSFTSQEAADQAFASWLGGFSVSGGCTPTFGTNPGIPTAPNYQGGAVEVTWTVNDHCFETSIHTATFTITPLVEIEAYVYLEGSAIKPDGQSIYTLPMRTTLNFLKVLPGQMYSDFFYGTYYSPPGQPYNIPPWSYNGNEGEYYDSGGDPLNGDANYPATVVDWVLVSLRDNPAGTGGPVCQAAALLHKDGTIEFVGGGPACCDVNMNTSYWVVVEHRNHLIVMSHESVAIVDGKIIYDFRIQQSYLNDPFGFGFYARQKEILSGKYAMYGGNGGQVVNAQSDTDITFDDRSFWEEANGIFGRYSNSDYNMNGDNNFNDRVMWEFNNGKFTSVPRN